One region of Xylanimonas ulmi genomic DNA includes:
- a CDS encoding dihydrofolate reductase family protein, producing MRPLRYSINVTLDGCVHHEAGLAPDEESMRYWTDQMARADALLFGRVTFEMMESVWRRPTTGAWPDWMARWQIPFAEAIDRARKHVVSGTLRAVDWNAELVRGDLGQAVRRLKREPGEGLWVGGVTLPRALADLGLIDEYEFLVQPVLAGHGPTLLAGLRERVQLELVDRRELPSGALALRYRPAAA from the coding sequence ATGAGACCGCTTCGGTACTCGATCAACGTCACGCTCGACGGCTGCGTCCATCACGAGGCGGGACTCGCTCCCGACGAGGAGTCCATGCGCTACTGGACAGACCAGATGGCGCGGGCCGACGCCCTGCTGTTCGGCCGCGTGACCTTCGAGATGATGGAGTCGGTGTGGCGCAGGCCGACCACGGGCGCATGGCCCGACTGGATGGCCCGGTGGCAGATCCCGTTCGCCGAGGCCATCGACCGGGCACGCAAGCACGTCGTGTCGGGCACCCTGCGCGCGGTCGACTGGAACGCCGAACTGGTGCGCGGCGACCTGGGGCAGGCGGTTCGCCGACTCAAGCGGGAGCCCGGCGAGGGCCTCTGGGTCGGCGGCGTCACGCTCCCCCGTGCCCTGGCGGATCTGGGGCTGATCGACGAGTACGAGTTCCTGGTGCAGCCGGTCCTCGCGGGACACGGGCCGACGCTGCTCGCCGGCCTGCGCGAACGCGTCCAGCTCGAACTCGTGGATCGCCGCGAGCTGCCGTCGGGCGCACTCGCCCTGCGCTACCGGCCAGCGGCCGCCTGA
- a CDS encoding ABC transporter ATP-binding protein, translating to MTTPVVEVRDLRKAYGAAPSAPGSGEGPGVHGVSFAVTPGEIFGILGPNGAGKTTTVECLAGLRDTDGGALMVLGVDPQTHPERVREDLGIQLQESHLHDKITVEEALRLYAAFYSDPADVEELLTLLDLQDKRRTQFAKLSGGQKQRLSIALALVGRPKVAILDELTTGLDPAARRATWDLVERVRATGVTILLVTHFMDEAERLCDRLVIIDRGRVVATGTPGELIDRLDDARAVRLRVAPDARRRALAALTPLVGTPDVAAVETDGDEIEVRGTRRVLFAVVPALAAADVVPDDVRTVSRTLEDVFVAVTGRAYDPDAAPGATDPDLSLTNTMDGADR from the coding sequence ATGACCACCCCCGTCGTCGAGGTCCGCGACCTCCGCAAGGCGTACGGCGCCGCCCCCTCCGCCCCGGGGAGCGGCGAGGGCCCCGGGGTGCACGGCGTCAGCTTCGCCGTCACACCCGGCGAGATCTTCGGGATCCTCGGCCCCAACGGCGCCGGCAAGACCACCACCGTGGAGTGCCTCGCCGGCCTGCGCGACACCGACGGCGGCGCCTTGATGGTGCTCGGCGTCGACCCGCAGACCCACCCCGAGCGGGTCCGCGAGGACCTGGGCATCCAGCTCCAGGAGTCGCACCTGCACGACAAGATCACGGTCGAGGAGGCGCTGCGCCTGTACGCCGCGTTCTACTCCGACCCCGCCGACGTCGAGGAGCTCCTCACCCTGCTCGACCTCCAGGACAAGCGCCGCACGCAGTTCGCGAAGCTGTCCGGCGGGCAGAAGCAGCGCCTGTCGATCGCGCTCGCCCTGGTCGGCAGGCCTAAGGTCGCCATCCTCGACGAGCTCACCACCGGCCTCGACCCGGCCGCACGCCGCGCCACCTGGGACCTCGTCGAACGGGTTCGCGCCACCGGCGTCACCATCCTGCTCGTCACCCACTTCATGGACGAGGCCGAACGGCTCTGCGACCGCCTCGTCATCATCGACCGCGGCCGCGTCGTCGCCACCGGCACCCCCGGCGAGCTCATCGACCGGCTCGACGACGCTCGCGCCGTGCGCCTGCGCGTGGCGCCCGACGCCCGCCGGCGCGCCCTCGCGGCGCTCACCCCGCTCGTCGGCACGCCCGACGTCGCCGCCGTCGAGACCGACGGCGACGAGATCGAGGTGCGCGGCACCCGCCGCGTCCTGTTCGCCGTCGTGCCGGCGCTCGCGGCCGCCGACGTCGTCCCCGACGACGTGCGGACCGTCTCACGCACACTCGAGGACGTGTTCGTGGCCGTGACCGGCCGGGCCTACGACCCCGACGCCGCCCCGGGCGCGACCGATCCGGACCTGAGCCTCACGAACACCATGGATGGAGCAGACCGATGA
- a CDS encoding ABC transporter permease has product MSASTLAPTRASGWRGFPTLLRTETKVWLRDGAGVFFGLIFPTVLLVGVGLVIPGMRDVITDAPPSSPWFGLTPVALYVPTVLAMALATAALTILPATFGAMREKGVLRRLATTPMRPQGLIATHYLINLGATIASSVIALVAGQLVFGIVAPRQVGVVVLAFVLGLAAMFAVGTAIAARVPRAQTASAISMPVYFPMLLLAGMWTPGPIMPEVLRVVGRFTPLGAASQAMTIGWFEQGFPLLQMVVMAAWTAVLLPVGIKLFRWV; this is encoded by the coding sequence ATGAGCGCCTCGACCCTCGCACCGACCCGGGCCAGCGGCTGGCGCGGGTTCCCCACCCTGCTGCGCACCGAGACGAAGGTGTGGCTGCGCGACGGCGCCGGGGTGTTCTTCGGCCTGATCTTCCCCACGGTGCTGCTCGTCGGCGTCGGCCTGGTCATCCCCGGCATGCGCGACGTCATCACCGACGCCCCGCCGTCGTCGCCCTGGTTCGGGCTCACCCCCGTGGCGCTGTACGTCCCCACCGTGCTGGCGATGGCCCTGGCCACCGCGGCGCTGACGATCCTGCCCGCCACCTTCGGCGCCATGCGCGAGAAGGGCGTGCTGCGCCGCCTGGCCACCACACCGATGCGGCCGCAGGGCCTCATCGCCACGCACTACCTCATCAACCTCGGCGCGACGATCGCGTCCTCGGTCATCGCGCTGGTCGCCGGGCAACTCGTGTTCGGCATCGTGGCTCCCCGCCAGGTCGGCGTCGTCGTGCTGGCGTTCGTGCTGGGGCTGGCGGCGATGTTCGCCGTCGGCACCGCGATCGCCGCGCGGGTGCCGCGCGCGCAGACGGCGTCGGCGATCTCGATGCCGGTCTACTTCCCGATGCTGCTGCTCGCCGGCATGTGGACGCCGGGCCCGATCATGCCCGAGGTGCTGCGCGTGGTCGGCCGGTTCACCCCCCTGGGCGCCGCCTCGCAGGCCATGACCATCGGCTGGTTCGAGCAGGGCTTCCCGCTGCTGCAGATGGTCGTCATGGCGGCCTGGACAGCCGTGCTGCTGCCCGTCGGGATCAAGCTGTTCCGCTGGGTCTGA
- the argS gene encoding arginine--tRNA ligase, which produces MTVVAIQDQVEAAVRAALTRVLPAELAGADPVVRRSDRADFQANGPLAVAKRAGRSPRDIAQDVVAGLREYRAEVSGPGFVNVTVPDDVVWLAVAARAADDRLGVATPRSGERVVVDYSAPNVAKEMHVGHLRSSVIGDALARVFAHLGSDVIRQNHIGDWGTQFGMLIQYLDEHREVSWRGQGAQTMSALDALYKSARAQFEADPAFADRSRARVVDLQASEPRTVAAWRDLVAQSQRAFEAIYARLGVLLDDGDFDGESRYNDALPAVVDELLAAGIATESDGAVVTFTDGVDGPDGSPVPLIVRKKDGGYGYAATDLATIRLRVEAYQADRILYVVDARQGLHFRMVFDVARRAGWLPDAVRAQHVQFGTVLGADGRPFKTRSGKTVRLADLLDDAEAAVRGVLGERDHGFTAAELDSVAHAAGIAAVKYADLSNTRTKDYVFDVDQMVATTGNTGVYLQYAHARVCSILRRATDGSTPPIADAAGHVDGSLPLHPAERALALALDAFERALRDVADTLEPHRLCGYLYDLATAFTRFYDACPVVRADGATRANRIVLCALTGRTLAAGLGLLGIAAPERM; this is translated from the coding sequence GTGACCGTCGTCGCGATCCAGGACCAGGTGGAGGCGGCCGTCAGGGCCGCCCTGACTCGGGTGCTGCCGGCCGAGCTGGCCGGCGCCGACCCGGTGGTCCGACGATCCGACCGCGCCGACTTCCAGGCGAACGGTCCACTCGCCGTCGCGAAGCGGGCTGGCCGGTCTCCGCGTGACATCGCCCAGGACGTCGTCGCGGGCCTGCGCGAATACCGAGCCGAGGTCTCCGGGCCGGGGTTCGTCAACGTGACTGTGCCCGACGATGTCGTGTGGCTCGCCGTGGCCGCGCGAGCTGCGGACGATCGGTTGGGCGTCGCCACACCCCGCTCGGGTGAGCGTGTGGTGGTGGACTACTCGGCCCCGAACGTGGCCAAGGAGATGCATGTCGGCCACTTGCGCAGCTCCGTGATCGGTGACGCGTTGGCGCGCGTGTTCGCGCACCTTGGCTCGGATGTGATCCGCCAGAACCACATCGGTGACTGGGGCACGCAGTTCGGGATGCTGATCCAGTACCTCGACGAGCACCGCGAGGTGAGCTGGCGCGGCCAGGGTGCGCAGACGATGTCGGCTCTCGACGCGCTCTACAAGTCGGCCCGCGCGCAGTTCGAGGCTGACCCCGCGTTCGCGGACCGGTCGCGCGCCCGCGTCGTGGACCTGCAGGCGAGCGAGCCCCGTACCGTCGCCGCGTGGCGCGACCTGGTCGCTCAGTCGCAGAGGGCGTTCGAGGCGATCTACGCCCGCCTCGGCGTCCTGCTGGACGACGGCGACTTCGATGGCGAGTCGCGCTACAACGACGCCCTGCCCGCCGTGGTCGACGAGCTGCTCGCAGCCGGGATCGCCACCGAGTCCGACGGCGCCGTGGTCACCTTCACCGACGGCGTCGACGGACCGGACGGATCGCCGGTCCCGCTGATCGTGCGGAAGAAGGACGGCGGCTACGGCTACGCGGCAACCGACCTCGCCACGATTCGCCTGCGCGTCGAGGCCTACCAGGCGGATCGCATCCTCTACGTCGTCGACGCCCGCCAGGGCCTGCACTTCCGCATGGTGTTCGACGTCGCGCGCCGGGCCGGCTGGCTGCCCGACGCCGTGCGCGCGCAGCACGTCCAGTTCGGCACCGTGCTCGGCGCCGACGGACGCCCGTTCAAGACCCGCTCCGGCAAGACGGTGCGCCTCGCGGACCTGCTCGACGACGCCGAGGCGGCCGTGCGCGGTGTCCTCGGGGAGCGCGATCACGGCTTCACCGCGGCCGAGCTCGACTCCGTGGCGCACGCCGCGGGGATCGCGGCGGTCAAGTACGCGGACCTCAGCAACACGCGCACGAAGGACTACGTGTTCGACGTCGACCAGATGGTCGCGACGACGGGGAACACCGGCGTCTACCTGCAGTACGCGCACGCACGCGTGTGCTCGATTCTGCGGAGGGCGACGGATGGCTCCACGCCGCCGATCGCCGACGCAGCTGGCCACGTTGACGGCAGCCTCCCGCTGCACCCAGCGGAGCGGGCGCTTGCGTTGGCGCTCGACGCCTTTGAGCGGGCCCTGCGCGATGTGGCCGACACCCTCGAGCCGCACCGCTTGTGCGGCTATCTCTACGACCTGGCCACGGCGTTCACCCGGTTCTACGACGCGTGCCCCGTGGTGAGGGCGGACGGCGCGACACGCGCCAACCGGATCGTGCTGTGTGCCCTGACGGGCCGCACTCTCGCCGCTGGACTCGGCCTCCTGGGCATCGCGGCGCCTGAGCGCATGTGA
- a CDS encoding alpha/beta fold hydrolase: protein MAALIALTPATGPATAHGRPRPAPDPQPTIVLVHGAFADSSGWADVADRLADRGYPVLAFSNPLRGPDHDAASLRQFLDTITGPVVLVGHSYGGAVITNAATGDPDVKALVYVAAYAPAEGENVVAMNALGGGHTDVTDHLVLRPFPGAAEGDADAFIDPAWFHRLFAQDLPSDTARFMAASQRPGALAALFTPSAAPAWADIPSWYVVAKKDRIIPPEAERAMAARAGAQTIEVNSSHVVMMSHPAPVANLIIKAAQS, encoded by the coding sequence GTGGCAGCCCTGATCGCGCTCACGCCGGCGACCGGCCCCGCCACCGCCCATGGGCGCCCCCGGCCCGCCCCGGACCCACAGCCGACGATCGTCCTGGTCCACGGCGCGTTCGCCGACTCCAGCGGCTGGGCCGACGTCGCCGACCGGCTCGCCGACCGTGGATACCCCGTCCTGGCGTTCTCCAACCCGCTGCGCGGCCCCGACCACGACGCCGCCTCCCTGCGGCAGTTCCTCGACACGATCACCGGGCCCGTCGTGCTCGTCGGGCACTCCTACGGCGGCGCCGTCATCACCAACGCCGCCACCGGCGACCCGGACGTCAAGGCGCTCGTGTACGTCGCCGCCTACGCGCCGGCCGAGGGCGAGAACGTCGTCGCGATGAACGCCCTCGGCGGCGGACACACCGACGTGACCGACCACCTCGTGCTGCGGCCCTTCCCCGGCGCCGCCGAGGGCGATGCGGACGCCTTTATCGACCCGGCGTGGTTCCACCGACTCTTCGCCCAGGACCTGCCCTCCGACACGGCGAGGTTCATGGCGGCGTCCCAACGCCCTGGCGCGCTCGCGGCGCTGTTCACACCCTCCGCGGCGCCCGCGTGGGCCGACATCCCGAGCTGGTACGTCGTCGCCAAGAAGGACCGGATCATTCCGCCCGAGGCGGAGCGCGCCATGGCCGCGCGGGCCGGCGCCCAAACCATCGAGGTGAACAGCTCCCACGTCGTGATGATGAGCCACCCCGCACCTGTCGCGAACCTCATCATCAAGGCGGCGCAGTCGTAG
- a CDS encoding alpha/beta fold hydrolase: MPFITTDDGAQIFYKDWGGGGAPVVLSHGWPLNSDAWEAAALFLAEHGHRAIAHDRRGHGRSTQTWDGNEMDTYADDLACLIETLDLHDATLVGHSTGGGEVVRYVGRHGTARVAKLALVSAVPPLMLRIDDNPDGLPIEVFDQIRAGELANRSQLYRDLADGPFFGHNRNQDVPQGFRDAFWLQSMACGHRAAFECIAAFSATDFRADLAKVDVPTIVIHGDDDQIVPFPVGGERSVSLIDGAVLKVYEGSGHALPDTDRARLHADLLAFIDG; encoded by the coding sequence ATGCCCTTCATCACCACCGACGACGGCGCCCAGATCTTCTACAAGGACTGGGGAGGCGGCGGCGCCCCCGTCGTCCTGAGCCATGGCTGGCCGCTGAACTCCGACGCGTGGGAGGCGGCGGCGCTGTTCCTCGCCGAGCACGGCCACCGCGCGATCGCCCACGACCGTCGCGGGCACGGCCGGTCCACCCAGACGTGGGACGGCAACGAGATGGACACCTACGCCGACGACCTCGCGTGCCTGATCGAGACGCTCGACCTGCACGACGCCACGCTCGTGGGGCACTCGACCGGTGGAGGCGAAGTCGTCCGCTACGTCGGCCGGCACGGGACGGCGCGGGTGGCCAAGCTCGCGCTCGTCTCGGCCGTGCCGCCGCTCATGCTGCGCATCGACGACAACCCGGACGGCCTCCCGATCGAGGTGTTCGACCAGATCCGCGCGGGGGAGCTCGCCAACCGCTCCCAGCTGTACCGCGACCTCGCCGACGGACCGTTCTTCGGGCACAACCGCAACCAGGACGTGCCACAGGGCTTCCGCGACGCATTCTGGCTGCAGAGCATGGCGTGCGGCCACCGCGCCGCATTCGAGTGCATCGCCGCGTTCTCGGCGACCGACTTTCGCGCCGACCTCGCCAAGGTCGACGTCCCCACGATCGTCATCCACGGGGACGACGACCAGATCGTCCCGTTCCCGGTCGGTGGCGAGCGCTCCGTGAGCCTCATCGACGGCGCCGTGCTCAAGGTCTACGAGGGCAGCGGCCACGCGCTGCCCGACACGGACCGCGCGCGGCTCCACGCCGACCTGCTCGCATTCATCGACGGATGA
- a CDS encoding ATP-binding cassette domain-containing protein, with amino-acid sequence MTTLPPFAARLDAVTVRYGRARAVTTRLGVPGLDARTQAVDALDDATLTIRPGAITGVLGRNGAGKTTMLQLLAGYARPTSGSVVVGPDGQEENPWENPWITSATQLVRESGDLMNDERVKVSLCHVADLRPDWDADLAGRLLDLFEIDTRRKPQALSRGKRSALGATIGLASRAPLTIFDEVYLGMDAPTRYAFYDAILADYAEHPRTILLSSHLVEEVERLFEDVVVLHRGRVLLAEPADTMRERGHSLTGPAPAVERLAAGHRVLHRQQLGGTAQVTLEGPPDVAAARAEGVDVGAVPLQDLFVHLTANDHAAPKGAAR; translated from the coding sequence ATGACCACGCTGCCGCCCTTCGCCGCCCGGCTCGACGCCGTCACCGTGCGCTACGGCCGCGCCCGCGCCGTCACGACACGCCTCGGCGTCCCGGGCCTCGACGCCCGCACGCAGGCGGTCGACGCCCTCGACGACGCCACGCTGACCATCCGGCCCGGCGCGATCACCGGCGTGCTGGGCCGCAACGGCGCCGGCAAGACGACGATGCTGCAGCTGCTCGCCGGGTACGCCCGGCCCACCTCCGGCAGCGTCGTCGTCGGCCCGGACGGTCAGGAGGAGAACCCCTGGGAGAACCCCTGGATCACCTCGGCCACACAGCTCGTGCGCGAGTCGGGCGACCTCATGAACGACGAGCGCGTCAAGGTCAGCCTGTGCCATGTCGCGGACCTACGCCCGGACTGGGACGCCGACCTGGCGGGGCGACTGCTCGACCTGTTCGAGATCGACACCCGCCGCAAGCCGCAGGCGCTGTCCCGCGGCAAGCGTTCGGCGCTCGGCGCCACCATCGGGCTCGCCTCGCGGGCCCCGCTGACCATCTTCGACGAGGTCTACCTCGGCATGGACGCGCCCACGCGGTACGCGTTCTACGACGCGATCCTCGCCGACTACGCCGAGCACCCGCGCACGATCCTGCTGTCCAGCCACCTGGTCGAGGAGGTCGAGCGCCTCTTCGAGGACGTCGTCGTGCTGCACCGTGGCCGCGTGCTGCTCGCCGAGCCCGCCGACACGATGCGTGAGCGCGGCCACAGCCTCACAGGCCCCGCGCCCGCCGTCGAGCGGCTCGCCGCCGGACACCGGGTGCTGCACCGCCAGCAGCTCGGCGGCACCGCCCAGGTCACCCTCGAAGGACCGCCCGACGTCGCCGCGGCCCGGGCGGAGGGCGTCGACGTCGGCGCCGTCCCCCTCCAGGACCTCTTCGTCCACCTGACCGCGAACGACCACGCCGCCCCGAAGGGAGCCGCGCGATGA
- a CDS encoding alpha/beta hydrolase: MSTPDTIVLIHGFWVTPRSWEGWRARFESQGYTVHTPGYPGFEGEVEALRADPTPIADLTVESIVSTLEAFLDTLDTVPILMGHSAGGAFMQVALDHGYGCAGVALNSAPTEGVRVTPWSQLRSVFPALKNPLNHHRAVGLDEQQWKYAFTNTYTDEQSRDFYERYHVPASGRVLFDSVLANYQPGHQDAWVDFNNARRAPLLFLSGSEDHIMPPSVQASNAKHYKAVGTVTEHETYDRRPHLMVAGPGWEEIADHALAWALAHAAVRDTIG, translated from the coding sequence ATGAGCACTCCGGACACCATCGTCCTGATCCACGGCTTCTGGGTCACGCCGCGCTCGTGGGAGGGCTGGAGGGCCCGCTTCGAGTCGCAGGGCTACACCGTCCACACGCCGGGCTACCCGGGTTTCGAGGGCGAGGTCGAGGCCCTGCGCGCCGACCCGACCCCGATCGCCGATCTGACCGTCGAGTCGATCGTCAGCACCCTGGAGGCATTCTTGGACACGCTCGACACCGTGCCCATCCTCATGGGTCACTCCGCTGGCGGCGCCTTCATGCAGGTCGCACTGGACCACGGATACGGGTGCGCGGGGGTCGCGCTCAACTCGGCCCCGACCGAGGGCGTCCGGGTCACGCCCTGGAGCCAGCTCCGGTCCGTGTTCCCGGCGCTGAAGAACCCTCTCAACCACCATCGCGCGGTGGGGCTCGACGAGCAGCAGTGGAAGTACGCGTTCACCAACACCTACACCGACGAGCAGTCTCGCGACTTCTACGAGCGGTACCACGTCCCGGCGTCGGGCCGCGTGCTGTTCGACTCGGTCTTGGCGAACTACCAGCCCGGCCACCAGGATGCGTGGGTCGACTTCAACAATGCGAGGCGGGCGCCCCTGCTGTTCCTGTCCGGCTCGGAGGACCACATCATGCCCCCGTCCGTCCAGGCGTCGAACGCCAAGCACTACAAGGCGGTGGGCACCGTGACCGAGCACGAGACGTACGACAGGCGCCCCCACCTCATGGTCGCGGGCCCTGGCTGGGAGGAGATCGCCGACCACGCCCTGGCGTGGGCGCTGGCCCACGCCGCTGTTCGAGACACGATCGGATGA
- a CDS encoding AAA family ATPase, whose translation MGGFLGRHAEQERVRALAGRARNGRGGALLIVGEPGIGKTALLDVTTTGLAGLRVLRVDGYEAESTIPFAGVQRLGLPLVEYLDDLPRRHRRALAVAAGVAEGTPSDRFLVGLGVLGLLARAGESTPLLCVVDDAHLLDPESLDVLAFVGRRLQAESVSLVLAGRSAQGIEARAAGIETLRLGGLDQEWAVRLLKGSVPDIDPSAAVRIVAAAGGNPLALIDLATELTGRQLAESTFSDEPLPVGHHLEAHYVRQVRQLPPDAQLWLLVAAADSTGNLALVLAAGQALGLSAERPVDAAEAAGLVQAGPQIRFRHPLVKSAVYGAAHGAARRQVHRALSAAADRLGLVELEAWHAAKATLGVDAAVADRLERVADIAGRRGGFSSRAGVLAQSSALTPPGPLRFARLVSAAEAALAAGVAQLATTYLDDVDEGALDPVARGRLISTRASIAMFIGDPALVGAGADMLAAAEAFHGHDAALEQHALIRAFECTLSSERLARGVTLAEIGARLRQGSQVGQGLASTILRGLSAHILLPYAKAVPEMRAALEAIRGLGTEDLLRYGATSVALSTALWDAQARKECLERTVEAARDTGSLQVLDTSLWILSLAELSGGTPRRSAQYVEQVRELRRAIGYDAENVINVALLAWIGAPRAQVEMIADGAAAMGFGGVHASGVAALGIRDLAEGLYADAYRRLKTLVDDPFLQVTPLELPSFVEAATRSGHAEEAVAHVERLEELADANGSAWARGVAQRSRALIADEPQEHFVAAVRTLAQGVGYPIELARAHLLYGEWLRRVRRRREAREHLYAALEIFERELAPVFAQRARNELAALGEQSPQVGGRGDLGLTPQQMTVAEMAAAGQTNAEIAAALFLSANTVDYHLRKVFQRLGISSRRQLAERLVAG comes from the coding sequence ATGGGCGGGTTCCTCGGTCGCCACGCCGAGCAGGAGCGGGTGCGGGCCCTGGCCGGGCGCGCGCGGAACGGGCGAGGAGGCGCGCTGCTGATCGTCGGGGAGCCGGGGATCGGCAAGACGGCGTTGCTGGACGTGACGACGACAGGCCTGGCCGGGCTTCGAGTGCTGCGCGTGGACGGCTATGAGGCGGAGTCCACGATCCCCTTCGCCGGCGTCCAGCGGCTCGGTCTGCCGCTCGTCGAGTACCTCGACGACCTGCCCCGGCGGCACCGGCGGGCGCTCGCGGTCGCCGCCGGTGTTGCGGAGGGCACACCATCGGACAGATTCCTGGTCGGCCTCGGGGTGCTGGGGCTGTTGGCCAGGGCCGGCGAGTCGACGCCCCTTCTGTGCGTGGTCGATGACGCGCACCTCCTGGACCCCGAGTCGCTCGACGTCCTCGCCTTCGTCGGCCGGCGGCTCCAGGCGGAGTCGGTCTCCCTGGTCCTCGCTGGCCGGAGCGCGCAGGGGATCGAGGCGCGGGCGGCGGGCATCGAGACGCTCCGCCTGGGCGGACTGGATCAAGAGTGGGCGGTGCGGCTGCTCAAGGGATCCGTCCCGGACATCGACCCGTCTGCCGCGGTGCGGATCGTCGCCGCGGCAGGCGGGAACCCGCTCGCCCTGATCGATCTCGCCACGGAGCTCACCGGCCGGCAGCTCGCCGAGTCGACCTTCAGCGACGAACCGCTGCCCGTCGGCCACCACCTCGAGGCCCACTACGTGCGCCAGGTGCGCCAGCTTCCGCCGGACGCGCAACTCTGGCTGCTGGTCGCTGCGGCGGACTCCACGGGGAACCTCGCGCTCGTCCTGGCGGCGGGTCAGGCGCTGGGGCTCAGCGCGGAGCGTCCAGTCGACGCTGCCGAGGCCGCCGGGCTCGTGCAGGCCGGCCCGCAGATTCGGTTTCGCCATCCGCTGGTGAAGTCGGCGGTGTACGGGGCCGCGCACGGCGCGGCACGACGCCAGGTGCACCGCGCCCTGTCCGCAGCGGCGGACCGGCTCGGGCTTGTCGAGTTGGAGGCGTGGCACGCCGCGAAGGCGACCCTCGGCGTCGACGCCGCCGTCGCCGACCGGCTGGAACGGGTCGCCGACATCGCCGGGCGTCGGGGTGGGTTCTCCTCCCGGGCGGGTGTGCTCGCCCAGTCCTCGGCCCTGACCCCACCTGGTCCGTTGCGGTTCGCGCGGCTCGTGTCCGCGGCGGAGGCGGCCCTCGCCGCGGGAGTCGCACAACTCGCCACCACGTATCTCGACGACGTCGATGAGGGGGCGCTCGACCCGGTCGCGCGCGGGCGGCTGATCTCGACTCGGGCCAGCATCGCGATGTTCATCGGCGACCCGGCTCTGGTGGGCGCCGGCGCCGACATGCTGGCCGCGGCCGAGGCGTTCCACGGGCACGACGCCGCTCTGGAGCAGCACGCGTTGATCAGGGCCTTCGAATGCACTCTGTCGTCGGAGCGGCTGGCGCGCGGAGTGACCTTGGCCGAGATCGGCGCGCGGCTGCGCCAGGGGTCGCAGGTCGGGCAGGGGCTGGCGTCGACCATCTTGCGCGGGCTGAGCGCCCACATCCTGCTCCCGTACGCGAAAGCCGTCCCCGAGATGCGCGCGGCGCTGGAGGCCATCCGTGGGCTCGGCACGGAGGACCTGCTGCGCTACGGGGCGACGAGCGTCGCCCTGAGCACCGCGCTGTGGGATGCGCAGGCGCGCAAGGAGTGCTTGGAGCGCACCGTCGAGGCGGCCCGGGACACCGGTTCCCTCCAGGTCCTCGACACGTCGTTGTGGATCCTGTCTCTGGCCGAGCTCTCCGGCGGCACGCCCCGGCGCTCGGCGCAGTACGTCGAGCAGGTGCGCGAACTGCGGCGCGCCATCGGGTACGACGCCGAGAACGTGATCAACGTCGCCCTGCTGGCGTGGATCGGCGCGCCTCGCGCCCAGGTCGAGATGATCGCGGACGGCGCCGCGGCGATGGGATTCGGCGGGGTGCACGCCTCGGGCGTCGCCGCGCTCGGCATCCGCGACCTTGCCGAGGGGCTGTACGCCGACGCCTACCGGCGCCTCAAGACCCTGGTCGACGACCCGTTCCTCCAGGTGACTCCCTTGGAGCTGCCCAGCTTTGTGGAGGCGGCCACGCGCAGCGGCCACGCCGAGGAGGCGGTCGCCCACGTCGAGCGGCTTGAGGAGCTCGCCGACGCGAACGGCTCGGCGTGGGCTCGCGGCGTCGCCCAACGCTCTCGGGCGCTGATCGCGGACGAGCCGCAGGAGCACTTCGTGGCCGCGGTCCGAACGCTCGCCCAGGGCGTCGGGTACCCCATCGAGCTCGCCCGTGCCCACCTCCTCTACGGGGAGTGGCTGCGCCGCGTTCGACGACGTCGGGAGGCGCGCGAGCACCTGTACGCCGCCTTGGAGATCTTCGAGCGTGAGCTCGCGCCGGTGTTCGCCCAGCGTGCCCGGAACGAGTTGGCCGCCCTCGGCGAGCAGTCGCCGCAGGTCGGCGGGCGCGGTGACCTGGGTCTGACCCCGCAGCAGATGACGGTGGCGGAGATGGCGGCCGCGGGCCAGACCAACGCGGAGATCGCGGCCGCCCTGTTCCTCAGCGCGAACACCGTGGACTACCACCTGCGCAAGGTGTTCCAGCGGCTCGGGATCTCCTCTCGCCGGCAACTCGCGGAGCGGCTCGTCGCCGGCTGA
- a CDS encoding GntR family transcriptional regulator: MFDGPEPIYVQIAQMVRAQILAGELKEEDQVMSTTQFATQFRINPATAQKAFSNLVDEGVLYKRRGLGMFVAPGARERLLTAHRKDYFQQVLAPALAQAGLLGIPTDDIVAYVLGSGRTAAAGGGTETR; the protein is encoded by the coding sequence GTGTTCGACGGTCCCGAGCCGATCTACGTCCAGATCGCCCAGATGGTGCGCGCCCAGATCCTGGCCGGCGAGCTCAAGGAGGAAGACCAGGTCATGTCCACCACGCAGTTCGCCACGCAGTTCCGCATCAACCCGGCCACCGCTCAGAAGGCGTTCTCGAACCTGGTCGATGAGGGCGTCCTCTACAAGCGCCGGGGGCTGGGGATGTTCGTCGCTCCGGGGGCGCGGGAGCGCCTGCTCACGGCGCACCGCAAGGACTACTTCCAGCAGGTGCTGGCCCCTGCCCTCGCCCAGGCCGGCCTGCTCGGCATCCCGACCGACGACATCGTCGCCTACGTGCTCGGCTCCGGCAGGACCGCAGCCGCCGGCGGCGGGACGGAGACCCGATGA